The following proteins come from a genomic window of Geomonas sp. RF6:
- the flhA gene encoding flagellar biosynthesis protein FlhA: MVNQAADALPVPSANKNSDIYMAVALIGILALMIIPLPAIILDVFLAANITIALVILLVGLYTVQPLDFSVFPSILLVTTLFRLALNIASTRLILLHGNEGTEAAGHVIKAFGQFVVGGNYVVGAVIFLILIIINFTVITKGAGRVAEVAARFTLDAMPGKQMAIDSDLSGGLINDKEAKARRKKVAREADFYGSMDGASKFVRGDAVAGIMIMLVNIIGGFVIGVWQMGMPLDQALANYTLLTIGEGLVAQVPALIISTAAGIIVTRSADENNFGHEIAGQLLQFPRAFQVSAGVLFLFALIPGLPHIPFFLLSGVSYFISRLAKEKTVEGEEEAPVAATEEDSDQITSIRPLDVLELEVGYGLVPMVDASQQGELLDRIRSIRKQVAERMGFIVPPIHIHDNLQLKAYEYNILINGAKVGGGELAGQYLAMDAGGAAGMLEGVKTTEPVFGLPAIWIKGKDREQAQISGYTVVDNTTILATHISEIIKKHAHELMGRQELQALLDGVAGTLPKVVEELVPNLLSLGTVLRVVKSLLKENVSIRDLRSILETLADYGTITKDPEMLTEFVRQAVGRYIVEQYKRDDDTLCVLSIDREVEEIIADAVQLSEQGSYLAIDPNTAQRILAAIRRNAERFDQMGALPVLISSPAIRRHVKKLTERFMPNLAVISHNEIPPNIKIQSLGAVGLNAG, translated from the coding sequence ATGGTCAATCAAGCAGCGGACGCCTTGCCGGTCCCCTCTGCCAACAAAAATAGCGATATCTACATGGCGGTTGCCCTGATCGGCATCCTTGCGCTCATGATCATCCCCCTCCCGGCGATAATCCTGGACGTCTTTCTCGCCGCCAATATCACCATCGCACTCGTCATCCTCCTGGTTGGGCTCTACACGGTGCAGCCCCTCGACTTCTCTGTCTTCCCCTCCATCCTCCTCGTCACCACCCTCTTCCGGCTCGCCCTGAACATCGCCTCCACGAGGCTCATCCTCCTGCACGGCAACGAGGGGACGGAGGCGGCCGGGCACGTCATCAAGGCGTTCGGGCAGTTCGTGGTCGGGGGGAACTACGTGGTGGGGGCGGTCATCTTCCTCATCCTCATCATCATCAACTTCACGGTCATCACCAAGGGTGCCGGCCGCGTCGCAGAGGTCGCAGCCCGCTTTACCCTGGACGCCATGCCCGGGAAGCAGATGGCGATCGACTCCGACCTCTCCGGCGGCCTCATAAACGACAAGGAAGCGAAGGCACGGCGCAAGAAGGTGGCTCGCGAGGCGGACTTCTACGGCTCCATGGACGGTGCCTCCAAGTTCGTGCGCGGGGATGCGGTCGCCGGGATCATGATCATGCTGGTGAACATCATCGGCGGCTTCGTGATCGGGGTGTGGCAGATGGGGATGCCGCTCGACCAGGCGCTGGCAAACTACACGCTGCTGACCATCGGGGAGGGGCTGGTGGCCCAGGTGCCGGCGCTCATCATCTCCACAGCCGCCGGTATCATCGTCACCCGCTCCGCCGACGAGAACAATTTCGGCCACGAGATCGCAGGTCAGCTCCTCCAATTCCCGAGGGCCTTCCAGGTCTCCGCCGGGGTCCTCTTCCTCTTCGCCCTGATCCCGGGGCTTCCCCACATCCCCTTCTTCCTCCTCTCAGGGGTTTCCTACTTCATCAGCCGCCTCGCCAAGGAGAAGACGGTGGAGGGTGAAGAGGAGGCGCCGGTGGCGGCGACGGAGGAGGATTCCGACCAGATCACCTCCATCCGCCCACTGGACGTCCTGGAGCTGGAGGTCGGCTACGGGCTTGTCCCCATGGTCGACGCGAGCCAGCAGGGAGAGCTTCTGGATCGCATCCGCTCCATCAGGAAGCAGGTGGCGGAGCGGATGGGCTTCATCGTTCCTCCGATTCATATCCACGACAACCTGCAGCTGAAGGCGTACGAGTACAACATCCTCATCAACGGCGCGAAGGTCGGCGGCGGCGAGCTCGCCGGGCAGTACCTCGCCATGGATGCCGGCGGGGCCGCAGGGATGCTGGAGGGTGTCAAAACGACCGAGCCGGTCTTCGGGCTACCCGCCATCTGGATCAAGGGGAAGGACCGGGAGCAGGCGCAGATCTCCGGCTACACCGTGGTGGACAACACCACGATCCTCGCCACCCACATCAGCGAGATCATCAAGAAGCACGCACACGAGCTCATGGGGCGCCAGGAGCTGCAGGCGCTGCTGGACGGCGTCGCCGGGACCCTTCCGAAGGTCGTGGAGGAGCTGGTGCCGAACCTCCTGTCGCTCGGTACCGTGCTGCGCGTGGTGAAGTCGCTCCTGAAGGAAAACGTCTCCATCCGCGACCTGCGCTCCATCCTGGAGACGCTGGCGGACTACGGCACCATCACGAAGGACCCGGAGATGCTCACCGAGTTCGTGCGGCAGGCGGTGGGGCGCTACATCGTGGAACAGTACAAGCGGGATGACGACACCCTGTGCGTCCTCTCCATAGACCGGGAGGTGGAGGAGATCATCGCCGATGCGGTGCAGCTCTCCGAGCAGGGGAGCTACCTCGCCATCGACCCGAACACCGCGCAGCGGATCCTCGCTGCCATCAGAAGGAATGCGGAACGCTTCGACCAGATGGGGGCACTCCCGGTGCTGATTTCCTCCCCTGCGATCAGGCGTCATGTCAAAAAGCTGACGGAACGTTTCATGCCGAATTTGGCGGTTATCTCCCACAACGAGATCCCGCCCAACATAAAAATCCAATCTTTAGGGGCGGTGGGACTAAATGCTGGTTAA
- a CDS encoding BamA/TamA family outer membrane protein codes for MRRLCLLLAIILCTSLQGCTSYRPAKSFPIPVSKGDEVKVVTVPLPVIASSPNEGITYGALTAFLLHNEKDEVSTLVAPQLNYNQNFGVTASLYGAYYPNSYRSFEGNLSKSTRINEDYELRVRDKSFLDGKLDLNAFVYAFSDGSARFFGFQSTSSKDNESNYADKELGFTLSAGYSLSDKWQVVVGQRFRKVDIEPGAIHNIPFIGDVDYPGGDIPGVDGFNTHAQMLSLVYNTLDSQTMPTTGIRLRGSIEMSLKGLGSSETYNHYEAEAKGYYPLDDARYISVARLAYSQTLGNTVPFLERSILGGENTLRGYGRNRFIDSSYLLLNLEERIRLFRWEIFGVRADWELAPFIDLGSVMENLAEATPGSFEFNPGVGFRAVIRPNIVGRVDFGIGKEGPSVFVGLGYPF; via the coding sequence ATGCGTCGTCTCTGTCTACTGCTCGCCATCATCCTGTGCACCTCGCTGCAGGGGTGCACCTCGTATCGCCCCGCCAAGAGCTTCCCGATTCCCGTCTCGAAGGGAGACGAGGTGAAGGTCGTCACGGTCCCTCTCCCGGTGATAGCTTCCAGCCCGAATGAAGGTATCACCTACGGGGCGCTGACGGCGTTCCTCCTGCACAACGAGAAGGACGAGGTGAGCACCCTCGTCGCCCCGCAGCTAAACTACAACCAGAATTTCGGCGTCACCGCCTCGCTGTACGGCGCCTACTACCCCAATTCCTACCGCAGCTTCGAGGGGAACCTCTCCAAGTCGACCCGCATCAACGAGGACTATGAGTTAAGGGTCCGGGACAAGAGTTTCCTCGACGGGAAGCTCGACCTGAACGCCTTCGTCTATGCCTTCAGCGACGGCTCTGCCCGCTTCTTCGGCTTCCAGTCGACCAGCTCGAAGGACAACGAATCGAACTATGCAGACAAGGAGCTCGGCTTCACCCTCTCCGCAGGCTATTCCCTCTCCGATAAATGGCAGGTCGTGGTGGGGCAGCGTTTCCGCAAGGTCGACATCGAGCCGGGAGCGATACACAACATCCCCTTCATCGGCGACGTCGACTACCCCGGCGGGGATATCCCCGGGGTGGACGGATTCAACACGCACGCCCAGATGCTCTCCCTGGTGTACAACACTCTCGATTCGCAGACCATGCCGACGACCGGGATACGGCTGCGCGGGTCGATCGAGATGAGCCTGAAGGGGCTGGGGAGCAGCGAGACCTACAACCATTACGAGGCGGAGGCGAAAGGATATTACCCACTCGACGACGCCCGCTACATCAGCGTGGCGCGCCTTGCGTACAGCCAGACCCTGGGGAACACCGTTCCCTTCCTGGAGCGCAGCATCCTCGGCGGCGAGAACACCCTCAGGGGGTACGGCAGGAACCGCTTCATCGACAGCAGCTATCTCCTTTTGAACCTGGAGGAGCGGATCAGGCTGTTCCGCTGGGAGATCTTCGGCGTCCGCGCCGACTGGGAGCTCGCCCCTTTCATCGATCTCGGGTCGGTAATGGAGAATCTCGCCGAGGCGACGCCGGGGAGCTTCGAGTTCAACCCCGGTGTAGGCTTCCGCGCGGTCATCCGCCCGAATATAGTGGGACGCGTCGATTTCGGCATAGGAAAGGAAGGTCCCTCCGTTTTCGTGGGGCTCGGGTATCCCTTCTAG
- a CDS encoding TIGR01212 family radical SAM protein (This family includes YhcC from E. coli K-12, an uncharacterized radical SAM protein.) translates to MHRYNSFSDELKRVFGCRVQRLSVDAGFTCPNRDGSVGVEGCIFCGGRGSGSFGILRGGGVAEQLEHAKEVMVRKYKAHAFIAYFQSYSNTYAPVERLAALYDEALAVPGVVGLIVGTRPDCLPDETLDLLAVYARRSYFWLELGLQSPLDATLSAIGRGHDLASFTDAVRRCKERGIRVCAHMIIGLPGESREAILSGADLLNELQVEGVKLHLLHVMEGTRLAELYREGRVPLLERDEYVGLVCDYLERLDPGIVVQRLTGDGNRAELVAPLWSLKKWEVLNCIDNELERRGSTQGSKCPSPQR, encoded by the coding sequence ATGCACCGGTACAATTCTTTTTCTGATGAACTGAAGCGGGTCTTTGGCTGCCGCGTCCAGCGCCTCTCCGTCGACGCCGGTTTCACCTGTCCCAACCGCGACGGAAGCGTCGGTGTGGAAGGATGCATCTTTTGCGGAGGGAGGGGCTCCGGCTCCTTCGGCATCCTGCGCGGCGGCGGTGTGGCGGAGCAGCTGGAACACGCCAAGGAAGTGATGGTCCGCAAATACAAGGCGCACGCCTTCATCGCCTACTTCCAGTCGTATTCCAACACCTACGCCCCGGTCGAGCGGCTGGCGGCGCTCTATGACGAGGCGCTTGCAGTCCCCGGGGTCGTGGGGCTCATCGTCGGCACCCGCCCCGACTGCCTCCCGGACGAGACCCTCGATCTTCTCGCCGTCTATGCACGGCGCTCCTACTTCTGGCTGGAGCTCGGCCTGCAGTCACCCCTTGACGCCACCCTCTCCGCCATCGGCAGGGGACACGACCTCGCCTCCTTCACCGATGCCGTCCGCCGCTGCAAGGAGCGCGGTATCCGCGTCTGCGCCCACATGATCATCGGTCTCCCCGGCGAGTCCAGGGAAGCGATTCTATCGGGAGCTGATCTCCTGAACGAACTGCAAGTGGAGGGGGTGAAGCTCCATCTCTTGCACGTGATGGAAGGGACGAGGCTGGCTGAGCTCTATCGGGAGGGGAGGGTGCCTCTGCTGGAGCGGGATGAATATGTGGGGCTTGTGTGTGACTATCTGGAGCGGCTCGACCCGGGGATCGTGGTGCAGAGGCTGACCGGCGACGGAAACCGCGCGGAGCTCGTCGCGCCGCTGTGGTCGCTGAAGAAGTGGGAAGTGCTCAACTGCATCGACAATGAGCTGGAGAGGCGCGGGAGTACCCAGGGGAGTAAGTGCCCATCTCCGCAGAGGTGA
- a CDS encoding helicase C-terminal domain-containing protein: MQKSFSQQAVQQLRAAISEAEGNEVFFLGRTDEQCLVVEVEPLARGNRDAVPAIMIAASFGDVVIHNHPSGNLTPSDADVEIASIMGNQGVGFYIVDNLAERVRQVVNPFQRKRVERLSYPEIERFYAPDGVLAQNLPGYEQRPEQVRMALALSEAFNDDKVAIVEAGTGTGKSLAYLLPAALWAVRNKERVVVSTNTINLQEQLIRKDIPFLQQHAEIKFRAVLVKGRGNYLCLRKLHTNAADSTLFKDDNQRELDAIAAWSKQTEDGCRSDLSFIPKDEIWEELCCEADQCSRVKCSYYPRCFFYKARREAAGADVLVVNHALLMADLAVRQETGYDATAILPPFARLVFDEGHHLEDVATNFLSSQVSKLGLAKLMGKLQHPRKAHRGVLPQLSTQLSAAVPEEMDDLYQEIAMILEGRLIPKRAAVSDAAAKGMDGIAEALIKKLQKENQEQKLRVTPSVYQSPLWVVVVEKVHAMCEELSDYTATMQSFLKQCERLPDKVLEKLSGPLTDLRGVKGRLEAVVEALHFFISREEEHCRWFELKKGPAVKLCASPLEVADSIKKAILDRFKTVVVTSATLAVGEKFDFLKKRSGIDLLVRERVTELLLPSPFDYANQAFVGVPSDMPEPNSGNFETRLCNHLLRVLQISQGRAFVLFTSYDLLSRVYNRISDQLRSAGLTTMRQGETNRHMLLSRFRTSHNPVLFGTDSFWEGVDVQGKALELVVITRLPFRVPTEPILEARSEHISHLGGDPFMGYTVPQAVIKFKQGFGRLIRSKEDRGGVLILDSRVLTKNYGKIFLTALHGVRVVKGEEKAIWTEMESFFAEGAKKAGVAES, translated from the coding sequence ATGCAAAAATCGTTTTCCCAACAGGCGGTACAGCAGTTGCGTGCCGCCATCAGCGAGGCCGAGGGGAACGAAGTCTTCTTCCTCGGCCGCACCGACGAGCAGTGCCTGGTAGTCGAGGTAGAACCGCTGGCCCGCGGCAACCGCGACGCCGTCCCCGCCATCATGATCGCCGCCTCCTTCGGCGATGTCGTCATCCACAACCACCCCTCCGGGAACCTCACACCTTCTGACGCCGACGTGGAGATCGCCTCCATCATGGGAAACCAGGGGGTGGGCTTCTACATCGTGGACAACCTTGCGGAGCGGGTCAGGCAGGTCGTCAACCCTTTCCAGCGCAAGAGGGTCGAGCGTCTCTCCTATCCGGAGATCGAGCGCTTCTACGCCCCTGACGGCGTCCTCGCGCAGAATCTCCCAGGCTACGAGCAGCGCCCGGAGCAGGTAAGGATGGCGCTTGCCCTCTCCGAGGCCTTCAATGACGACAAGGTCGCCATCGTCGAGGCCGGGACCGGCACCGGAAAGTCACTCGCCTACCTCCTTCCTGCAGCACTCTGGGCGGTGAGGAACAAGGAGAGGGTGGTGGTTTCCACCAACACCATCAATCTGCAGGAGCAGCTGATACGGAAGGATATCCCCTTCCTGCAGCAGCACGCCGAGATCAAGTTTCGCGCCGTCCTCGTGAAGGGGCGCGGAAACTACCTCTGCCTCAGAAAGCTGCACACCAATGCCGCCGACAGCACCCTTTTCAAGGATGACAACCAGCGGGAACTTGACGCAATCGCCGCGTGGAGCAAGCAGACCGAGGACGGCTGCCGCAGCGACCTGAGCTTTATCCCGAAAGACGAGATCTGGGAGGAACTCTGCTGCGAGGCGGACCAGTGCAGCAGGGTGAAGTGCTCCTATTACCCGCGCTGCTTCTTCTACAAGGCCAGACGCGAGGCGGCCGGCGCCGACGTGCTGGTGGTGAACCATGCGCTTCTTATGGCGGACCTTGCGGTGCGTCAGGAAACCGGTTACGACGCCACCGCCATCCTCCCCCCCTTTGCCCGGCTGGTATTCGACGAGGGGCACCACCTTGAGGACGTGGCGACGAACTTCCTCTCCAGCCAGGTCTCCAAACTCGGCCTTGCCAAGCTCATGGGGAAGCTGCAGCACCCGAGGAAGGCGCACCGCGGCGTCCTCCCCCAGCTCTCGACGCAGCTCTCCGCCGCCGTTCCGGAGGAGATGGACGACCTCTACCAGGAGATCGCCATGATCCTCGAGGGGCGGCTCATACCGAAGAGGGCCGCCGTCTCCGACGCGGCCGCCAAGGGTATGGACGGCATCGCGGAAGCCCTCATCAAGAAGCTGCAGAAGGAGAATCAGGAGCAAAAGCTCAGGGTGACTCCGTCGGTGTACCAGTCCCCCCTCTGGGTGGTCGTCGTGGAGAAAGTGCACGCCATGTGTGAGGAGCTCTCCGATTACACCGCCACCATGCAATCGTTCCTGAAGCAGTGCGAGAGGCTGCCGGACAAGGTCCTGGAGAAGCTCTCCGGTCCCCTCACCGATCTGCGGGGGGTGAAGGGGCGGCTCGAGGCGGTGGTGGAGGCGCTCCATTTCTTCATCTCGCGCGAAGAGGAGCACTGCCGCTGGTTCGAGCTCAAGAAGGGACCGGCCGTGAAGCTCTGCGCGTCCCCGCTGGAGGTTGCGGACTCCATAAAGAAGGCGATACTGGACCGGTTCAAGACGGTGGTGGTGACTTCCGCCACCCTGGCGGTGGGGGAGAAATTCGACTTCCTGAAGAAAAGAAGCGGCATCGACCTCCTGGTACGCGAACGGGTCACGGAGCTTCTGCTCCCGTCCCCCTTCGATTACGCGAACCAGGCCTTTGTCGGGGTCCCCTCCGACATGCCGGAGCCCAATTCGGGGAACTTCGAGACGCGGCTTTGCAACCACCTCCTCAGGGTCCTGCAGATCTCCCAGGGGCGCGCTTTCGTGCTCTTTACCTCCTATGATCTCCTGAGCCGGGTGTACAACAGGATCTCGGACCAGCTCCGGAGCGCCGGGCTCACCACCATGAGGCAGGGGGAGACGAACCGGCACATGCTCCTTTCCCGCTTCAGGACGTCGCACAACCCGGTCCTCTTCGGCACCGACTCCTTCTGGGAGGGGGTCGACGTGCAGGGGAAGGCGCTGGAACTCGTGGTGATAACGAGGCTCCCTTTCCGCGTCCCCACCGAGCCGATTCTGGAGGCGCGCAGCGAGCACATAAGCCACCTTGGCGGAGATCCCTTCATGGGGTACACGGTGCCGCAGGCGGTCATCAAGTTCAAGCAGGGGTTCGGCAGGCTGATCAGAAGCAAGGAAGACCGCGGCGGCGTCCTCATCCTGGACAGCAGGGTCCTCACCAAGAACTACGGGAAGATCTTCCTGACCGCGCTGCACGGCGTGCGGGTGGTGAAAGGTGAGGAAAAGGCTATCTGGACGGAGATGGAATCGTTTTTTGCGGAAGGGGCCAAAAAGGCCGGTGTAGCAGAATCGTAG
- a CDS encoding FliA/WhiG family RNA polymerase sigma factor — protein MNCLLKAYEQEAQRAVPPSRDELVVTHLPLVKFIVDRIASSLPPHLDRDDLRSAAVIGLISAAERFDPSRGVQFKTFAEQRIRGTIMDELRAQDWLTRSLRDKFKRLEKEFSQLEQRLGRNPSSDEVALAMGLELKDYFRLLEEIHLLSFVSLDDAWHDEDGAPFGLLDVLEDKGTESPQNQMIARQTVERLAEAIDALPEKERIVITLYYYEELNLKEIGAVLDLTESRISQLHSQAIVRLRGKMRRLG, from the coding sequence ATGAATTGTCTTCTTAAGGCGTATGAACAGGAGGCGCAGCGCGCAGTGCCTCCCAGCAGGGACGAGCTGGTGGTGACCCACCTGCCGCTGGTCAAATTCATCGTGGACCGGATCGCGTCGTCCCTTCCACCGCATCTGGACCGTGACGACTTAAGGAGCGCCGCCGTCATCGGCCTCATCTCCGCAGCCGAACGATTCGACCCCAGCCGGGGGGTGCAGTTCAAGACCTTCGCGGAACAGCGGATCCGCGGCACCATCATGGACGAACTGAGGGCGCAGGACTGGCTCACCCGCAGCCTCAGGGACAAGTTCAAGAGACTGGAGAAGGAGTTCTCGCAGCTGGAGCAGCGGCTGGGGCGCAACCCCTCCAGCGACGAAGTGGCGCTCGCCATGGGGCTGGAGCTGAAGGACTACTTCCGGCTCCTGGAGGAGATCCACCTCCTCTCCTTCGTCAGCCTCGACGACGCCTGGCACGACGAGGACGGCGCCCCCTTTGGCCTCCTGGATGTCCTGGAGGACAAGGGGACGGAAAGCCCGCAGAACCAGATGATCGCGCGCCAGACGGTGGAGCGGCTCGCCGAGGCGATCGACGCACTGCCGGAGAAGGAGCGCATCGTCATCACCCTTTACTACTACGAGGAGCTGAACCTGAAGGAGATCGGGGCGGTCCTCGATCTCACCGAGAGCCGCATCTCGCAGCTGCACAGCCAGGCGATCGTCAGGCTGCGCGGCAAGATGCGCCGGCTCGGCTAG
- a CDS encoding AAA family ATPase — protein MLACSEKSAEIEGLRPLFGILGEPLPLERTGKGPRIITVTSGNAGVGKSSVVINLAAVLAREGGRVLVVDADNACTLLGKRPAHNLYHVLGGERRPREIVVQDAPGIDILPAGMGVQQYAALAPHDRGRVVAAMKEVSAGYDFFLIDTGAGISANVTSFAVHHQEILLVLTPELSSLTDAYALLKTLSARNGSMAFRIVVNKCKSVEEGDALFRKLTTITGRFLEVSVEYFGCLLTDESFAEAARHRKALCRLFPDTPPALEFARLAQKITAEGGIVGAPVPLEPQAKEWRNHELSS, from the coding sequence GTGTTAGCATGTTCGGAAAAGAGCGCTGAAATCGAAGGGTTGCGCCCCCTCTTCGGAATTCTGGGGGAGCCGCTCCCCCTGGAGCGCACAGGAAAAGGGCCGCGGATCATCACGGTGACCAGCGGCAACGCCGGCGTCGGGAAGAGCTCGGTGGTGATAAACCTGGCGGCGGTACTGGCCAGGGAGGGGGGGCGGGTGCTGGTGGTCGATGCGGATAATGCGTGCACCCTCCTCGGGAAGCGTCCCGCGCACAACCTGTACCACGTCCTCGGCGGGGAACGGCGGCCGCGCGAGATCGTCGTGCAGGACGCCCCGGGAATCGACATCCTCCCGGCAGGGATGGGGGTACAGCAGTACGCGGCCCTCGCCCCGCACGACAGGGGAAGAGTGGTGGCGGCGATGAAGGAGGTCAGTGCGGGGTACGACTTCTTCCTCATCGACACCGGAGCGGGGATCTCGGCGAACGTGACGAGCTTTGCGGTGCACCACCAGGAGATCCTCCTCGTGCTGACGCCGGAACTCTCCTCCCTGACCGACGCGTACGCGCTCCTGAAGACACTCTCCGCGCGCAACGGCTCCATGGCCTTCAGGATTGTGGTGAACAAGTGCAAGAGCGTCGAGGAGGGGGATGCCCTCTTCCGCAAGCTCACCACCATAACCGGCCGGTTCCTGGAGGTTTCCGTCGAATATTTCGGGTGCCTTCTCACAGATGAAAGTTTTGCCGAGGCGGCGCGGCACCGGAAAGCGCTCTGCCGCCTCTTCCCCGATACACCCCCCGCATTGGAATTCGCACGATTGGCGCAAAAGATTACGGCAGAAGGGGGGATCGTTGGCGCCCCCGTGCCGCTGGAGCCGCAGGCTAAGGAGTGGAGAAACCATGAATTGTCTTCTTAA
- a CDS encoding sigma-54-dependent transcriptional regulator, whose product MEARTMVIVDDDRKTLDFLAAFLQYRDFRVLQFSDPSEALRQVAKEEVILVLADVRMPRMSGTGFVKELKSLHPDAAIIAYSSYSEEPFVAQLLQAGALFFLEKPFDLKKLEKCIAQALEHHELQADLFHKKPAPKNRSLLGNIVGESDKMLSMFEMLEKVAASDSTVLIQGESGTGKELVAHAIHDLSNRRPARFVAVNCAAIPDDLLESELFGHVKGSFTGAVATRMGKFEAADKGTLFLDEIGDMKPNLQVKLLRVLQNREVEPVGAPRPKKVDVRIIAATNQNLEQLTAAKAFREDLFYRLSVIPIRLPSLRERGSDVELLMNSFLQKFNMLNQKKVTGFDQEATRILTSYPWPGNVRELENLVERLVIVVGEGLITPRDLPERYRSTTSVFTSPQPALPAGPFSLHSAVEDFETNLILQALEKSGGNKKEAARLLNVKRTTLIEKLKKRNLMGAHPDSDAA is encoded by the coding sequence ATGGAAGCACGCACCATGGTCATCGTCGACGACGACAGAAAGACTCTCGATTTTCTCGCCGCGTTCCTGCAGTACAGGGACTTCCGGGTCCTGCAGTTTTCGGACCCGTCCGAGGCGCTGCGGCAGGTGGCGAAGGAAGAGGTGATCCTCGTCCTGGCGGACGTGAGGATGCCGAGGATGAGCGGCACCGGCTTCGTGAAGGAACTGAAGTCTCTCCACCCGGACGCCGCCATCATCGCCTACAGCAGCTACTCGGAGGAGCCGTTCGTGGCCCAGCTGCTGCAGGCGGGGGCCCTCTTTTTCCTGGAGAAGCCGTTCGATCTGAAGAAGCTGGAGAAATGCATCGCGCAGGCGCTGGAGCACCACGAGCTGCAGGCCGACCTCTTCCACAAAAAACCGGCCCCGAAGAACCGCTCGCTCCTTGGCAACATCGTCGGGGAGAGCGACAAGATGCTCTCCATGTTCGAGATGCTGGAGAAGGTCGCCGCGAGCGACTCCACCGTCCTCATCCAGGGGGAGTCGGGGACCGGGAAGGAGCTGGTGGCCCATGCCATCCACGACCTCAGCAACCGCCGCCCTGCCCGCTTCGTGGCGGTGAACTGCGCCGCCATTCCGGACGACCTCCTGGAGAGCGAGCTCTTCGGCCACGTGAAGGGGTCTTTTACCGGCGCGGTGGCGACGCGGATGGGAAAATTCGAGGCCGCCGACAAGGGGACGCTCTTTCTCGACGAGATCGGGGATATGAAGCCGAACCTGCAGGTGAAGTTGCTGCGGGTCTTGCAGAACCGGGAGGTGGAGCCTGTCGGGGCGCCGCGCCCGAAGAAGGTGGACGTGCGCATCATCGCGGCGACGAACCAGAACCTCGAGCAGCTGACCGCGGCGAAGGCGTTCCGGGAAGATCTCTTCTACCGCCTCTCGGTGATACCGATCCGTCTCCCCTCCCTCAGGGAGCGCGGCAGCGACGTCGAGCTCCTCATGAACAGCTTCCTGCAGAAGTTCAACATGCTGAACCAGAAGAAGGTGACCGGCTTCGACCAGGAGGCGACCCGCATCCTCACCAGCTACCCGTGGCCGGGGAACGTGCGCGAGCTGGAAAACCTGGTGGAGCGGCTGGTGATCGTGGTGGGGGAAGGATTGATAACCCCGCGCGACCTGCCGGAGCGCTACCGCAGCACCACATCGGTCTTCACCTCGCCGCAGCCCGCACTCCCCGCCGGCCCGTTCTCCCTGCACAGCGCGGTGGAGGACTTCGAGACGAACCTCATCCTGCAGGCGCTGGAAAAAAGCGGCGGGAACAAGAAGGAGGCGGCGCGCCTGCTGAACGTGAAGCGAACCACGCTGATCGAGAAGCTGAAAAAAAGAAACCTGATGGGAGCCCACCCCGACTCCGACGCCGCCTGA
- the flgF gene encoding flagellar basal-body rod protein FlgF, whose protein sequence is MNSGMYAAISGNLSAMRRLEVLSNNLANANTPAYKADQLNFESVLAGVKSSSESPVFASEQFSTDYSQGSLQKSGNTLDLALDGSGFFVVNTPNGPAYTRQGNFHRGTDGKLLTPEGYEVQGKNGAAITVGGSQIEISGNGTVTNDGAAGGTVNVVDFPKPYALKKIGGGLFVPADPQTAPPPTPSNAEVKQGFLESSNVQVVVEMARMIEASRYFEQCTKLVKSYDDVASKAANDLGRV, encoded by the coding sequence ATGAATAGCGGCATGTACGCGGCGATATCCGGAAACCTCTCGGCCATGCGCCGGCTGGAGGTCCTCTCCAACAACCTCGCCAACGCCAACACCCCCGCCTACAAGGCGGACCAGCTGAACTTCGAAAGCGTGCTCGCCGGTGTCAAAAGTTCGTCGGAGTCACCGGTCTTTGCGTCGGAGCAGTTCAGCACCGACTACAGCCAGGGATCGCTGCAAAAGAGCGGCAACACCCTCGACCTTGCCCTCGACGGGAGCGGCTTTTTCGTGGTGAACACCCCGAACGGCCCCGCCTATACCCGGCAGGGGAATTTCCACCGCGGCACGGACGGCAAGCTCCTCACCCCGGAAGGGTACGAGGTGCAGGGAAAGAACGGCGCCGCGATCACCGTCGGCGGCTCGCAGATCGAGATCAGCGGCAACGGCACCGTCACCAACGACGGCGCGGCCGGGGGAACCGTGAACGTGGTCGATTTCCCGAAGCCGTACGCGCTGAAAAAGATCGGCGGCGGCCTCTTCGTACCGGCAGACCCGCAGACCGCTCCCCCCCCGACCCCCTCCAACGCGGAGGTGAAGCAGGGGTTTCTGGAGAGCTCCAACGTGCAGGTCGTCGTGGAGATGGCGCGCATGATCGAGGCGAGCCGCTACTTCGAGCAGTGCACGAAGCTCGTGAAGAGCTACGACGACGTCGCCAGCAAGGCTGCAAACGACCTCGGCAGGGTGTAG